The following coding sequences lie in one Cannabis sativa cultivar Pink pepper isolate KNU-18-1 chromosome 5, ASM2916894v1, whole genome shotgun sequence genomic window:
- the LOC133038228 gene encoding uncharacterized protein LOC133038228 has translation MEALIQRIPGMPAAIKKSAASYYADSPFVDEIALVEMPKKFSFPNMKMFDGTSDPDDHIAQYRQRMFTVAIPRDMREACMCKGKLEKQSEDLYVIVQRRGEALRDYLGRFNKEKVSITNCNQHTAISAFRKGLRYDSDLYKELTKYPCKTMEDVLAKAWAQIKWEEDEVNYYRSSPRKETRRDSRVDRRHNDRRSKPYPTSNKSENRRRDYNRPTDTYPRSGPKMPEYNLSISHAEAVQVLKGLGSKVKWPEKMRTPADPRDRSKWCDFHNDHGHRTEECIALRLEVTNLLKRGHLVDHLTDKGKKTYQGQRDTIDNQRDVTPPRPPVHEGTVNVITGGSEVSGVTQSASKKHARQANWTKGETSRTSSLPEQTISFTTSESTRLLNPHHDALVISLYIANCLTKPILVDNGSSANILFLSALREMGIDESKIVRKTTVLIGFSGE, from the exons ATGGAAGCCCTCATTCAGCGTATCCCTGGGATGCCTGCTGCTATCAAGAAGAGTGCCGCAAGCTACTACGCCGACTCACCATTTGTCGATGAGATAGCTTTAGTGGAGATGCCTAAGAAATTTAGCTTCCCCAACATGAAGATGTTCGACGGGACATCTGACCCAGACGACCACATCGCCCAATATCGACAAAGGATGTTCACTGTGGCCATTCCACGTGACATGAGGGAAGCATGCATGTGTAAGGG GAAATTAGAGAAACAATCAGAAGACCTTTACGTCATCGTCCAACGACGTGGGGAAGCACTGAGAGATTACTTGGGGCGCTTCAATAAAGAAAAAGTGTCTATTACCAATTGTAACCAACACACAGCCATCTCAGCCTTCCGCAAAGGACTTCGCTACGACTCAGATTTATACAAAGAACTCACCAAGTACCCCTGTAAGACTATGGAAGACGTCCTCGCCAAGGCATGGGCCCAAATCAAGTGGGAAGAAGATGAAGTCAACTACTACAGATCCTCTCCAAGAAAAGAGACTCGCAGAGATTCCAGAGTAGACAGACGGCACAACGACAGACGGTCTAAGCCATACCCGACTTCTAACAAGTCAGAGAACCGAAGAAGGGATTACAACCGGCCCACTGACACATATCCTCGAAGTGGACCGAAGATGCCCGAGTACAACTTGTCCATCTCACATGCTGAGGCTGTTCAAGTACTTAAGGGGCTTGGAAGCAAAGTAAAGTGGCCTGAGAAGATGAGGACTCCAGCTGACCCGAGGGACAGAAGCAAGTGGTGTGACTTCCACAACGACCATGGCCACCGGACTGAAGAGTGCATTGCCTTAAGATTAGAAGTAACCAACTTGCTAAAACGGGGCCACCTAGTCGACCACCTCACCGATAAAGGAAAGAAGACTTACCAGGGTCAGAGGGACACGATAGACAACCAGAGGGACGTAACACCGCCCAGGCCACCTGTTCATGAGGGAACAGTCAACGTAATAACAGGTGGCTCAGAAGTAAGTGGAGTCACCCAGTCAGCGTCAAAGAAACATGCACGTCAGGCTAACTGGACCAAAGGGGAGACCAGCAGAACATCTTCCTTACCGGAGCAAACCATCAGCTTCACGACATCAGAATCAACTAGGCTTCTTAACCCTCATCATGATGCTCTTGTTATTTCTCTTTATATAGCTAACTGTTTGACTAAACCTATACTTGTCGATAATGGCAGTTCAGCTAACATCCTTTTTTTGAGTGCTCTCAGGGAAATGGGAATTGACGAATCCAAAATTGTGAGGAAGACAACTGTCCTAATTGGATTTAGTGGTGAATAG